In Asterias amurensis chromosome 4, ASM3211899v1, one genomic interval encodes:
- the LOC139935871 gene encoding E3 ubiquitin-protein ligase TRIM56-like: protein MAEAALHTETTCKIRHVHIECPICLSRFTDPKILDCLHSFCLKCLQELIDKQDPKTDLIICPMCKKQTSIPDEGLSDLLSCFFLSSLIDDVINLEGSKEDINPPVSTCEGCDEGLEAVSRCVDCDANFCKTCLDHHAKLKVIRHHQIVDAVSASTERPKDKIKTEAQKCRKHTNQDLRFYCDTCELLACPVCAVFDHRASNHNLSEINDSIRSYRRAVDETLQKFKSVKKEDVKVYDRELRYIRQFRPSQNQVDGQSESLLRGIAVDKKDRIAVADCERKVISLHNMDGSIISTIHHGDISSDCYLAVSSKERLIFTDYDKKKLVCVDFMGNEVFNIITSIDGKPAYPYGVCCDDAGDIYVSVHYDDWGTDEIHHYGASGEHIGCVARGLGFPLGMTSTPTGDLIVADSHSVEIMHRL from the exons ATGGCCGAAGCTGCTTTACACactgagaccacttgcaagattagacatgtacacatcgaatgcccaatctgcctgagtcggttcaccgatccgaaaatcctggactgtcttcacagcttctgcttaaaatgtcttcaggaacttaTAGACAAACAGGATCCGAAGACGGATCTTATTATTTGCCCAATGTGTAAAAAGCAAACGTCAATCCCAGATGAAGGATTGTCGGATCTTCTTAGCTGCTTTttcttgagctcgcttattgatgacgtcattaatcttGAAGGTTCGAAAGAGGACATTAACCCTCCTGTCTCGACttgcgaaggatgcgacgaaggtcttgaagccgtctcacggtgtgttgaTTGTGATGCGAATTTTTGCAAGACATGTCTGGATCACCACGCGAAGCTAAAAGTCATCAGGCATCATCAAATCGTTGATGCGGTCAGCGCGTCAACTGAGCGACccaaagacaagatcaaaactGAAGCACAAAAGTGCCGTAAACACACTAACCAGGATCTGCGTTTCTATTGCGACACGTGTGAACTACTTGCATGCCCTGTTTGCGCGGTGTTCGATCACCGAGCGTCAAACCACAATCTCTCTGAAATCAATGATTCCATTCGATCTTATCGTCGAGCTGTTGATGAAACCTTGCAGAAGTTTaaatcggtcaagaaagag gatgtaaaggtttatgatagagAACTGAGATACATTCGTCAGTTCAGACCCTCACAGAATCAAGTCGATGGGCAGTCAGAGAGTCTACTTCGTGGTATTGCTGTGGACAAGAAAGATCGCATTGCAGTGGCTGACTGTGAGAGAAAGGTAATATCTCTGCATAATATGGATGGATCCAtcatttccacaatacatcatggCGATATTAGTAGCGACTGCTATCTAGCTGTAAGCAGCAAGGAGCGTCTGATCTTCACAGACTACGACAAGAAGAAActagtttgtgtggatttcatgggaaacgaggtgttcaatatcatCACCTCCATTGACGGCAAACCTGCCTATCCTTATGGTGTGTGCTGCGACGATGCTGGAGACATCTATGTGTCTGTTCATTACGATGACTGGGGAACCGATGAGATACATCATTACGGTGCATCAGgtgagcacatcggctgtgtagctcgTGGTTTGGGCTTTCCTCTAGGCATGACGTCTACTCCTACCGGTGACCTCATCGTGGCTGATTCGCACTCGGTCGAGATCATGCATCGTCTTTGA